The Streptomyces aurantiacus genome includes a region encoding these proteins:
- a CDS encoding acyl-CoA thioesterase translates to MTNPAERLVDLLDLEQIEVNIFRGRSPQESLQRVFGGQVAGQALVAAGRTTDGERPVHSLHAYFLRPGRPGVPIVYQVERVRDGRSFTTRRVTAVQQGRTIFNLTASFHKPEEGSFEHQLPPAREVPDPESLPTVTQEIKEHLGVLPETLERMARRQPFDIRYADRLRWTPEEIEHAEPRSAVWMRAVGPLGDDPLVHTCALTYASDMTLLDAVRIPVEPLWGQRGFDMASLDHAMWFHRPFRADEWFLYDQESPIATGGRGLARGRIYDVEGRLLVSVVQEGLFRKLER, encoded by the coding sequence ATGACGAACCCAGCGGAACGACTCGTCGATCTGCTCGACCTGGAGCAGATCGAGGTCAACATCTTCCGTGGCCGCAGTCCGCAGGAATCCCTGCAGCGGGTCTTCGGCGGACAGGTGGCGGGCCAGGCCCTCGTCGCCGCCGGCCGTACCACGGACGGAGAGCGGCCCGTGCATTCGCTGCACGCGTACTTCCTGCGCCCGGGCCGGCCGGGCGTACCCATCGTGTACCAGGTCGAGCGGGTACGTGACGGGCGGTCGTTCACCACGCGCCGCGTGACCGCCGTGCAGCAGGGCCGCACGATCTTCAATCTGACCGCCTCCTTTCACAAGCCTGAGGAAGGGAGCTTCGAACACCAGCTGCCGCCGGCCCGTGAGGTCCCCGATCCCGAGTCGCTCCCGACCGTCACTCAGGAGATCAAGGAGCATCTGGGGGTGCTCCCCGAGACGCTGGAGCGCATGGCCCGGCGCCAGCCCTTCGACATCCGCTACGCGGACCGGCTGCGATGGACCCCCGAGGAGATCGAGCACGCCGAGCCGCGCAGCGCCGTCTGGATGCGCGCTGTCGGCCCTCTGGGCGACGACCCGCTGGTCCACACGTGCGCGCTCACCTACGCGAGCGACATGACCCTCCTGGACGCCGTCCGCATCCCGGTCGAACCTCTCTGGGGCCAGCGCGGTTTCGACATGGCGTCCCTCGACCACGCGATGTGGTTCCACCGGCCGTTCCGCGCCGACGAGTGGTTCCTCTACGACCAGGAATCTCCGATCGCGACGGGCGGCCGAGGTCTGGCCCGGGGCCGCATCTACGACGTGGAGGGGCGACTGCTCGTGTCCGTCGTCCAGGAGGGGCTGTTCCGCAAGCTCGAGCGCTGA
- a CDS encoding DEAD/DEAH box helicase has product MTLIDQLPPTADPDALYEAFESWAVERGLTLYPHQEEALIEVVSGANVIVSTPTGSGKSMIAAGAHFAALARDEVTFYTAPIKALVSEKFFELCKMFGTENVGMLTGDASVNADAPIICCTAEVLASIALRDGKRADVGQVVMDEFHFYAEADRGWAWQIPILELPQAQFILMSATLGDVSMFEQDLTRRTGRPTSVVRSATRPVPLSYEYKLTPLTETLTELLETKQAPVYIVHFTQAQAVERAQALMSINMCTREEKDQIAALIGNFRFTTKFGRNLSRYVRHGIGVHHAGMLPKYRRLVEKLAQAGLLKVICGTDTLGVGVNVPIRTVLFTALAKYDGNRVRTLRAREFHQIAGRAGRAGFDTAGFVVAQAPEHVVENEKALAKAGDDPKKRRKVVRKKAPEGFVGWTDGTFEKLITSDPEPLASRFRVTHTMLLSVIARPGNAFAAMRHLLEDNHEPRKQQLRHIRRAIAIYRSLLDGGVVEKLDVPDAEGRIVRLTVDLQQDFALNQPLSTFALASFELLDPESPSYALDMVSVVESTLDDPRQILAAQQNKARGEAVGAMKADGVEYEERMERLQDVSYPKPLEELLSHAYNTYRKSHPWVGDHPLSPKSVIRDMYERAMSFTEFVSHYELARTEGIVLRYLASAYKALDHTVPDDLKSEDLEDLIAWLGEMVRQVDSSLLDEWEQLANPEVMTAEEAQERADQVKPVTANARAFRVLVRNAMFRRVELAALDHVGELGGLDSESGWDADAWGEAMDKYWDEYDDLGTGPDARGPKLLLIEEEPQHGLWRVRQTFADPNGDHDWGISAEIDLTASDAEGRAVVKVTAVGQL; this is encoded by the coding sequence GTGACCCTTATCGATCAGCTGCCGCCGACCGCAGATCCCGACGCCCTCTACGAAGCCTTCGAGTCGTGGGCCGTGGAACGCGGTCTGACGCTCTACCCCCACCAGGAGGAAGCGCTGATCGAGGTGGTCTCGGGTGCGAACGTGATCGTGTCGACCCCCACCGGATCCGGCAAGAGCATGATCGCCGCGGGGGCGCACTTCGCGGCGCTCGCCCGCGACGAGGTCACCTTCTACACGGCGCCGATCAAAGCGCTCGTCTCGGAGAAGTTCTTCGAGCTGTGCAAGATGTTCGGCACCGAGAACGTCGGCATGCTGACCGGCGACGCGTCCGTGAACGCCGACGCCCCGATCATCTGCTGCACGGCCGAGGTGCTGGCGTCGATCGCGCTGCGCGACGGCAAGCGTGCCGATGTCGGCCAGGTCGTGATGGACGAGTTCCACTTCTACGCCGAGGCCGACCGCGGCTGGGCCTGGCAGATCCCGATCCTCGAACTGCCGCAGGCACAGTTCATCCTCATGTCGGCGACACTCGGCGACGTCTCGATGTTCGAGCAGGACCTGACCCGGCGGACCGGTCGCCCGACCTCGGTGGTCCGCTCGGCGACCCGTCCCGTCCCTCTCTCCTACGAGTACAAGCTGACGCCGCTGACGGAGACGCTCACCGAGCTCCTCGAGACGAAGCAGGCGCCCGTCTACATCGTGCACTTCACCCAGGCCCAGGCCGTGGAGCGCGCGCAGGCGCTGATGAGCATCAACATGTGCACGCGTGAGGAGAAGGACCAGATCGCCGCGCTGATCGGCAACTTCCGCTTCACCACCAAGTTCGGCCGCAATCTCTCCCGTTACGTACGCCACGGCATCGGTGTGCACCACGCCGGCATGCTGCCCAAGTACCGCCGGCTGGTGGAGAAGCTGGCGCAGGCCGGTCTCCTCAAGGTCATCTGCGGTACGGACACTCTCGGCGTCGGCGTCAACGTGCCCATCCGCACCGTACTGTTCACGGCTCTGGCGAAGTACGACGGCAACCGGGTGCGGACGCTGCGCGCGCGGGAGTTCCACCAGATCGCGGGACGGGCCGGCCGGGCGGGATTCGACACGGCGGGCTTCGTCGTGGCACAGGCTCCCGAACACGTCGTGGAGAACGAGAAGGCTCTCGCCAAGGCGGGCGACGATCCGAAGAAGCGTCGCAAGGTGGTGCGGAAGAAGGCACCCGAAGGCTTCGTCGGCTGGACGGACGGCACGTTCGAGAAGCTGATCACGTCCGATCCGGAGCCGCTGGCCTCGCGCTTCCGGGTCACGCACACGATGCTGCTGTCCGTGATCGCGCGGCCCGGCAACGCCTTCGCCGCGATGCGTCATCTGCTGGAGGACAACCACGAGCCGCGCAAGCAGCAACTGCGGCACATCAGGCGGGCGATCGCCATCTACCGCTCGCTCCTCGACGGCGGAGTCGTGGAGAAGCTCGACGTGCCGGACGCCGAAGGCCGCATCGTGCGCCTCACCGTCGACCTGCAGCAGGACTTCGCTCTCAACCAGCCGCTGTCGACCTTCGCCCTCGCCTCGTTCGAGCTCCTCGACCCCGAATCCCCCTCCTACGCCCTGGACATGGTGTCCGTCGTGGAATCCACGCTGGACGACCCGCGGCAGATCCTCGCCGCCCAGCAGAACAAGGCCCGCGGCGAGGCCGTGGGGGCGATGAAGGCGGACGGCGTCGAGTACGAGGAGCGCATGGAGCGGCTCCAGGACGTGTCGTACCCGAAGCCGCTGGAAGAGCTGCTCTCCCACGCGTACAACACCTACCGCAAGAGCCATCCTTGGGTGGGCGACCATCCGCTGTCCCCGAAGTCCGTCATCCGCGACATGTACGAACGGGCCATGTCCTTCACGGAGTTCGTGTCCCACTACGAGCTCGCCCGCACCGAGGGCATCGTGCTCCGCTACCTGGCCAGCGCCTACAAGGCCCTTGACCACACCGTCCCGGACGACCTGAAGTCCGAGGACCTGGAGGACCTGATCGCCTGGCTCGGCGAGATGGTCCGCCAGGTCGACTCGAGCCTCCTCGACGAGTGGGAACAGCTCGCCAACCCGGAGGTGATGACCGCCGAGGAGGCCCAGGAGAGGGCCGACCAGGTCAAGCCGGTCACGGCCAACGCGCGCGCCTTCCGCGTCCTCGTCCGCAACGCCATGTTCCGGCGCGTCGAACTCGCCGCCCTCGACCACGTCGGGGAACTGGGCGGGTTGGACTCCGAGTCCGGCTGGGACGCCGACGCCTGGGGCGAGGCGATGGACAAGTACTGGGACGAGTACGACGACCTCGGCACCGGCCCGGACGCACGCGGCCCCAAGCTCCTGCTGATCGAGGAGGAGCCGCAGCACGGTCTGTGGCGGGTCCGGCAGACTTTCGCCGACCCGAACGGCGACCATGACTGGGGCATCAGCGCGGAGATCGACCTCACGGCTTCCGACGCCGAAGGACGTGCCGTCGTCAAGGTCACCGCCGTCGGGCAGTTGTGA
- a CDS encoding metal-dependent hydrolase, translating into MMGPAHSLSGAAAWLGVGAAAAASGHTMPWPVLLTGALICAGAALAPDLDHKAATISRAFGPISRGLCEIVDKLSYAVYKGTKKPGDPRRSGGHRTLTHTWLWAVMIGAGASVAAITGGRWAVLALLFVHMVLAIEGLLWRATRGSSADVLVWLLAATSAWIVAGVLDKPGNGSDWLFSAPGQEYLWLGLPIVLGALVHDIGDALTVSGCPILWPIPIGRKRWYPIGPPKVLRFRAGSWVELKVLMPAFMLLGGVGCAAALNVI; encoded by the coding sequence ATGATGGGACCAGCACACTCACTGTCCGGGGCTGCGGCCTGGCTGGGCGTCGGAGCGGCGGCGGCCGCCTCCGGTCACACGATGCCCTGGCCGGTCCTCCTGACCGGCGCGCTGATCTGCGCGGGCGCCGCGCTCGCTCCGGATCTGGACCACAAGGCGGCCACCATCTCGCGGGCCTTCGGTCCCATCTCGAGGGGCCTGTGCGAGATCGTCGACAAGCTCTCGTATGCCGTCTACAAGGGGACGAAGAAGCCCGGCGACCCGCGCCGCTCGGGAGGACACCGCACCCTGACGCATACCTGGCTGTGGGCGGTGATGATCGGCGCCGGCGCATCGGTCGCCGCGATCACGGGAGGGCGCTGGGCTGTTCTCGCCCTCCTGTTCGTGCACATGGTGCTCGCCATCGAGGGGCTGCTGTGGCGGGCCACCCGTGGCTCCAGTGCCGACGTCCTGGTCTGGCTGCTGGCCGCGACGAGCGCGTGGATCGTCGCGGGAGTGCTGGACAAGCCGGGGAACGGCTCGGACTGGTTGTTCTCGGCACCGGGCCAGGAGTATCTGTGGCTCGGACTGCCGATCGTCCTCGGCGCGCTGGTGCACGACATCGGGGACGCGCTGACGGTGTCGGGATGCCCGATCCTGTGGCCGATCCCGATCGGCCGCAAGCGGTGGTATCCCATCGGGCCGCCGAAGGTGTTGCGGTTCAGGGCGGGCAGCTGGGTGGAGCTGAAGGTGCTGATGCCCGCGTTCATGCTCCTGGGCGGGGTGGGCTGCGCCGCGGCGCTCAACGTCATCTGA